The nucleotide sequence GCGTTCGACCAGTACCGCCGCTGCCGGGACACCGTGGTCCAGCTGGTCACCCGGCATCTGTTCCCGTCCCGCGAGCGGGAGGGCGTCGGCCAGGACTCCGACGCCGGTCGGGCGGGTTCGCTGACCCGGCTCGATCCCGACGACACCGGTGCGGCGGACGCCGACGGCGACGACCGGTCGGGCAGCGCGGGCGTCGAGGACGAGGTGGACGTCCGGCTCTCCCTCACCGGTCTGCGCGGACGGATCCGGCTGCTCGCCGGCATGGTCCGGGCGAACCGGCCGTGGCGGCTCGTGCCCAGCCTGTCGCCCGCCATCGCCGCGGCGGCGGCCGGCGCCGCGTTCGGCATCTTCTACTCGAACATCTGGGAGCTGGCGACCGCGCTGAGCGTCGGCAGGCAGGCGACCATCACGCTGGTCGCGCTGATCGCGATGACCACCTGGCTGATCCTGGACAACGGGCTGTGGGAGTCCCGGCGCAGCCGGTCGCTGCGCGAGGAGATGCTGCTGTCGAACCTGTCGACGGTGCTGACGGTCGCCTTCGGCGTGCTCACGATGTACGTGCTGCTGTTCGGGATCACGCTGACCGCGGCGGCGCTGGTCATCCCGCCGGACTATCTCGGCACGAACATCATGCGGGAGGCCGGGTTCGACGACTACCTGATGATCGCCGTGCTGTCGGCGTCGATGGGCACCATCGCGGGGGCGCTGGGCTCGGGCTTCGCCGACGAGGGCGCCGTCCGGCAGGCCGCGTACAGCCGGCGGGAACAGGAGCGGCGGGCCCGGCTGGACCGGGACGAGGAGCCGGCGGGCAGCCGCTGAGCGACCACCCGGCGGTGCCGCGGCGAAGGCCGCCGGTGCCGCGGGGCTCGTCATGCACCGCACACATCATGCAGGCAGCTGATCTGCATTTCACACATCGAGCCCGAGCGACCAGAGTGGGCCCGGCGACCGAGCAGTAGGAGACGAGCAGTACGAGAGGAGTGCCGTGTCCGACACCGCGAGCCTGGCCGATCTGGTGCGCGACTGGGATCCGCCGACCGTCCGGACCAGCCGGCGGGTCGACCCGTGGCTCGCCGCGGCGTTCGCCGACCTGGTCGACGCCGCTCCCCCGGACCTCGCCGAGGGCGCACCGCTGCCCCCGCTGTGGCACTGGTTCGTGCTGCTCGGGCACCCGCGGACCGCGGAGCTCGGCGAGGACGGGCATCCCGCCGACGGGCCGCACCTGCCGCCGGTCCCGGGGCGTCGCCGGATGTTCGCCGGGGGCCGGTTCACCCAGCACGCACCGATCCCGTTCGGCGCGCTGCTGCACGGCAGCGCGGCGGTCGCCTCGGTGACACCGAAGTCCGGGCGGACCGGCGAGATGCTGTTCGTGACCGTCCGCCAGGAGCTGCGGATCGGCGACGATCCGGCGGTCGTCGCGGTGGAGGAGCAGGAGATCGTCTACCGCTCGGAGCCCGAGGGTGCGCAGCGCCGGGTGATCCCGCGTCCGGAGGCCGGCGAGCCCGATCCCGGCGGGGCGTGGCGGCGGTCGCTGGCCACCGGCACCGTGCTGCTGTCGCGGTTCAGCGCGCTGACCTACAACGGCCACCGCATCCATCACGACCACCCGTACACCACGACCGTCGAGGGCTATCCCGATCTCGTCGTGCACGGGCCGCTGATGGCCCTGCTCGCGCTCGAACTGCCCCGGGTGCACGCGCCCGGCGACACCGTGACCGAGTTCGGGTACCGGCTGTCCCGGCCGGCCTTCCTGCCATCGACGCTGCTCGCCACCGGCGACCGGGACGCCGACGGTGCCACGATCGCCGTCGCCGCCGAGGGTGTCGCCCCGTCGCTGACCGCGACCGTCCGGTTCCGCTGAGGGCCACCACCACCGACCAGGATCAGGAGGTCCGCGCCATGGGTGCGCTGGACACCGAGGAGCAGGCCGTCGTCGACACGGTCCGGGATTTCGTCGACCGGGAGGTGAAGCCCCGGGTCAACGAGCTGGAGCACGCCGACGTCTATCCCGAGCAGTGGATCGAGCAGATGAAGCAGCTCGGGATCTACGGGCTGGCGGTCCCCGAGCCGTGGGGCGAGGCGCCGGTCTCGATGCCCTGCTACGCGCTGGTCACCGCCGAGCTCGCCCGCGGCTGGATGAGCCTGGCCGGCGCGATGGGCGGGCACACCGTCGTCGCGAAGCTGCTGGTCGCGTTCGGCACCCGCGAGCAGCAGGACCGCTACCTGCCCCGGATGGCCACCGGGGAGCTGCGCGCCACGATGGCGCTCACCGAGCCCGGCGGCGGCTCCGATCTGCAGGCGATGACGACCCGGGCCCGCCGGACCGACGACGGCTACCTCGTCGACGGCTCGAAGACCTGGATCTCCAACGCCCGGCGTTCCGGGCTGATCGCGCTGTTGTGCAAGACCGACCCGGCGGCCGAGCCGGCGCACCGGGGCATCTCGGTGCTGCTCGTCGAGCACGGGCCGGGGCTCACCGTCTCCCGGGACCTCCCCAAGCTCGGCTACAAGGGCGTCGAGACCTGCGAGCTGGTGTTCGAGAACATGGCCGTCCCGGCCGACGCCGTGCTCGGTGGCGTGGAGGGCAAGGGTTTCGCGCAGATGATGAAGGGCCTGGAGACCGGCCGGATCCAGGTCGCGGCCCGCGCGCTGGGCGTCGCCGACGCCGCGCTGGAGGACTCGCTGCGCTACGCCCGGGACCGGGAGTCGTTCGGCAAGCCCATCTGGCAGCACCAGTCGGTCGGCAATCTGCTCGCCGACATGGCCACCAAGATCACCGCGGCCCGCCAGCTGATCCTGCACGCCGCGCGGGAGTACGAGTCGGGCCGGCGCTGCGACATGGAGGCGGGCATGGCAAAGCTGTTCGCCTCCGAGACCGCGATGGAGGTCGCGCTGTCGGCCGTCCGGATCCACGGCGGGTACGGCTACTCGACCGAGTTCGACGTCGAGCGGTACTTCCGCGACGCGCCGCTCATGATCGTCGGCGAGGGCACCAACGAGATCCAGCGCAACGTGATCGCCGCCCAGCTGGTCAAGCGCGGCGGACTGGACCGCGGATGAACCCCGGATACACGCTCCGCGGACCCGCGCTGCTGTTCTGCCCCGGCAACCGGCCCGACCGGTTCGCGAAGGCGGCCGCCGCGGCGGACACGGTGATCCTGGACCTGGAGGACGCCGTCGGCCCGGACGACAAGGCCGCCGCCCGCGCCGCCGTCGCCGGGGCGCTCCCCGATCTCGATCCGGCCGCGGTGCTGGTGCGGGTCAACGCGCCCGGCACCCCCTGGTTCGACGACGACGTGGCCGCACTCGCCGCCCATCCGGGCGTCGCGGTGATGCTGCCGATGGCGACCCGGGCCGCCGACGTCGAGGCGCTCGCCCCGCATCCGGTGATCGCGCTGTGCGAGACCGCCCGCGGGGTCCTCGCCGCGCCGGAGATCGCCGCCGCGCCCGGCTGTGCCGGCCTGATGTGGGGCAGCGAGGACCTGGTCGCCGATCTCGGTGGCCGAGCGGGGCGCGCTCCCGGGGGCGGATACCGTCCGGCCGTCGAGGAGGCCAGGATCCGGATCCTCTACGCCGCCCGCGCCGCGGGCGTCCCGCCGGTCGACACAGTGCTCGTCGACATCGACGACCTGACGACGCTCCGGTCGGACTCCGCGGCCGCCGTCGTCGCCGGGTTCGCGGCGAAGGCGTGCATCCATCCGGTGCAGGTGCCGGTCGTGCGGAAGGCGTTCCGGCCCACCGACGACGAGGTGGCCCACGCCCACGCGGTGCTCGCCGCCGCCGAGCGGCACGGCGGGGGCGTGTTCCGGCTGGACGGGCGGATGGTCGACGCCCCGCTGCTCGCGCACGCCCGCGAGGTGCTCCGGCAGGCGGCACCCTGACCTGTCTCGATGCACCCGCGGCATCGTGGTGGCTGACATCATGACCCGGGTGACGACCGTGGACGAGCTGGAGTGGTTCGTGACGCTCGCCGAGACCGAGCACATGACGCAGGCCGCGCAACGGCTGTCACTGGCCCAGCCGACGCTGTCCCGGGCGCTGGGCCGGCTGGAACGGCGGGTCGGCGCGCCGCTGTTCGACCGGGTCAACCGCAGGCTCCGGCTGAACCCCTACGGCGAGATCATGCTGGAGCACGCCCGGCGCAGCCTCGCCGAGCTCGCCGCCGCCGAGGAACGGATCGCCGCGCTGCGCGATCCGGGGCGCGGCACGATCCGGATCGCGTTCCTGCACTCGATCGCCGCCGGGCTGGTGCCCGAGGTGCTGCGGGCGCACCGCGCCGACGCACCGGGCGTCACCTTCGAGCTCACCCAGGCCGTCGGGCACGAGATCGTCGAGCACGTCCGCGCCGGGCGGGTCGACATCGGGCTGACCGCACCCCGCCCGGACGACGACCGGATCGCCTGGGCCGATCTGCACCGCGAGCCGTTGTGTCTGGCCGTTCCGGCCGGGCACCGGCTCGCCGGCCGCGAGCGGATCGCACTCGCCGAGGCCGGCGACGAGCCGTTCGTGACGCTGCGCGAGCCGATCGGATTCCGCCGGCTGACCGACGAGCTGTGCGCGCGTGCCGGGTTCGCACCGCGGATCGCGTTCGAGGGCACCGAGATCGGCACCCTGGAAGGGTTCGTCGCCGCCGGTCTGGGCGTCGCGATCGTGCCGGAGCCGCGCCCGCACCGCGCCGAGCCCGGCGTCGGTCACCTCCGGCTCACCGACGGCGCGGCGCACCGGATGATCGGCCTGGCCTGGCTGCGGGACCGGCCCCGCCCACCGGTGGTCGCCCGGTTCGCGGAGTTCGTCGTCGCCCGGTTCCGTGCCGAAGGGCCGCCCGACGGCCCGGTTACCCTCGATCCGTGATCATCCGTGATCATCCGTGCCACCCGAGCCGAGGAGCCACACCGGACGTGACGACCACCCGACCGACCTCCCCGGAGAGCACCCGCCCGCTGTCCGGCCTGCACGTCGTGGAGTGCGCCAGCTTCGTGGCCGGGCCCACCGGCGGAATGACCCTCGCCCAGCTCGGCGCCTCGGTGATCCGGATCGATCCGCTCGGCGGCGGACCGGACCACGGCCGCTGGCCCGCGGCCGGGCACGGCACCGGCGACTCGTACTACTGGGCGTCGCTGAACAAGGGCAAGCGGTCCATCGCGCTGGACCTGCGTTCCGAGGAGGGCCGCGAGCTCGTCGTCGCGCTGGCCACCGGCCCCGGCGACGACCGGGGTGTGCTCGTCGACAACGTCGTCGGTCGGCGCTGGATGGCCAACGACGTGCTCACCGCCCGGCGCCCGGACCTGATCCACGTCCGCGTGCAGGGTTATCCGGACGGGCGGCCCGCGGTGGACTACACGGTCAACGCCGAGGTCGGCATCCCGCAGATCACCGGCAGCGAGGAGGGTGCGGCGCCGGTCAACCACGTGCTGCCGGCGTGGGACCTGGTCACCGGCCTGACCGTGTCCACCACGGTGCTCGCCGCGCTGCACCAGCGCAGCCGCACCGGGCGCGGGGTCTACTCCGAGATCGCGCTGTCCGACGTCGCACTCGCCGGCGTCGCGAACCTCGGCTGGCTCTCCGAGGCGGCCGAGACCGGCCACGAGCGGCCCCGGCACGGCAACCACGTGTACGGCAGCTTCGGTATCGACGTGGCCTGCTCCGACGGCCACCGGGTGATGGTCGTCGCGCTCACCCCGGGACAGTGGAGCGCGCTGATCACGGTGACCGGCACCGACGCCGTCTTCGCCGCACTGGAGACCGCGCTCGACGCCGACCTCACCGACGAGACCGAGCGTTACCGGCTCCGCGAGACCATCGCCGCCGTGCTGCGGCCGTGGTTCGGTGCCCGCGACTCCGCCACCGTCGAGGCCGAGCTGAACCGGGCCCGCGTCCTGTGGGGGCGCTACCAGGGGATGACCCACGTCGTCGACGAGCACCGCGCCGGTGCGCATCCGCTGCTCACCGACATCGTGATGCCCGGCGGGACGGCCGCGATCACCGCCCGCTCCCCCATCCGCTGGGACGGTGCGCACGGTGCGGCCGGGGACGCGCCCCGGCTCGGCCGGGAGACCGACGAGATCCTCGCCGGGGAGCTCGGTCTCTCTGCCGCCGAGATCGGTGCGCTGCACGATCGCGGTGTGATCGGCTGATCGGCGGTCATCGCACCGAGAGCACCCGGAACACCGGGATCCGGTCCGCGACGGCGGCGAGTTCGGTGAGCGGGGCGCCGGGCCGCACCGGCAGGTGGGCCCGGGCCAGCGGGGCGCGTCGCAGGTACTCCTGCAGCACCGGCGCCCGCAGTCCCGGCGCGATCTCCACCAGCCGGACCGCTTCCCGCTCGCCGTGCCGCAGCACGGCGTGGCCGGCCGCCGCCCGGACGTTGTGCACCCAGTTGACGTCCGGGCCGAGCATCGACACCAGATGACGCTCCCGTCGACGACGGCCGGGACCAGCGGCACCGCGATCGTGCGGCCACTGCGCCGGCCGATCACCTCCAGCGTCACCAGCCGGTCGGCGCCGAGACCCCGCCCGTTCAGCGCCGCCGTCGCGTGGTCGAGCAGCCGGGCGATCCGGCGTGGCCGTCCACCGCGGTAGAGCCATCGCTGCAGGTTCATCGGACCTCCCGAGGGTCAGTCCTCTACGTTGTACAGGATTGAGCTATACGTTGTACAGTTACCCGGTGAACCGGCCGGAGACCCCGCTGACCAGGGCACGCGTGATCGCGACCGCGAACGACCTGGCCGGCGCGGAGGGGCTGCGTGCGGTGACGGTGCGCCGGGTCGCCACCGAGCTGCAGGTCACGCCGATGGCGCTCTACTGGCACGTCCGAGGGAAGGACGAGCTGCTCGACGGGATGGCCGAGTCGGCACTGGACCGGGTCGATCCCGGCGTCGATCCGGCGCTGCCGTGGCCGGGCGGGATCCGCTCGCTGCTCGGTTCGATACTGCGATCGCTGTGCCGGGACCCGATCGCGGCAGGCCTGCTGACCACCAGGACGATCACCTCGGAACACGGCCTGGAGATCACCGAGTCCCTGCTGGACCTGCTGCGGCGCGGCGGGTTCGCACCCGGGCCCGCCACCCAGGTCGCGCGGCACGCCATCGCCTCGCTGGCGGCGCTGGCCGCCGGCGGCTCCGGGGTCGTCGTCCGGGAGCCGGACGGACCATCGCCGGAGCGGCGCCGGGCCCGGGAGCGTCTCGAGGCGCTCCCGGTGCGGCGCTACCCGCGGCTGGTCGAGGCGGCCGGCCCGCTCAGCGAGGGGGTCGAGCGCGAGGCGTACCTCGCACTCGGCCTGGAACTGCTGGTCGCCGGGATCGTGGCCACCGCCCCGGAGGGCGGCGACCCGTCCTGAACCCGGCGGCACTCACTCCTGCGATGCCGGTGCCGGCTCCTCGTGAGCCTCCCTCCAGCGCTGCACGAGCGCCTGGCTGAACCGGTTGTTGGAGGGCACCTCGATCTCGTTCTCCTCCGCCCACTGGCGCAGCTCCTGCCGCTGCTCGGCGGTGAGACCGGAGGTGGTCCGCCGCCGGGGCTCGTTGCGACGCGCACCCGCCACCGACGAACCGTCCGGGACCGAGGCCTCGATCCGGCCCGCATCCATGTACGGACGCAACACCGTCAACAGCCTCTGGTACTCCCCGGCGGCCAGGTCGATCGCGATCCGCATCTGGTCGAGGTGGATCTCGTGCGACTCCACGCCGTCCTCGGTACCGGTGAGATCGCAGTACCGGATCTCTCTAACACCCACGTGTCAGCCTCCTGCCCGCTCAGCCCTGCGGATCCGACGCGGCATCGCGCGCCCGAGCGGCCTGCTCGGCCTTCTCGGCCTTCTGCGCGCGCTCGGCGGCCTTGCGCAGCGCCGACACCGTCTGCCCGGACAACGCCTTCGACGCCACCGAATCACCGATCTGCCGCGGTGTCATGTGCCCACGCCCACTGGGCGCCAGGTATTCCTGGCCGTCCCGCCCGGTCCGGTACTCCAGACCGGATGCGACCCGCTGGAACCGGGTCCGCCCGCCACGGCGGGCGCCCTCCCACTTCTCCACCCGCACGGCGAGCTCGCAGCAGGTGCAGACGAGACGGCGCAACAGCAGCCCGTCGTCGTCGACACCGGTGAAGTGGATGCCTGCCTGCCGGATGGTCGGGAACAGATGCCTGCCCCGTTCCCGGCAGGCCAGCACCTCATCGGTCACCCGGTCCACGTAGAGGTCGACGTCCTCCTCGGACGCCTTGACCCAACCCGTGTCCTGCTGCTGCTCACCCTGGATGGACTTCGCGGACACCGACTCACCGGTGCCGCCCGAGGTCTCGGCCAACCCCTTCTCCCTTCACCCGGATGCCGAGGCATCCCGCAATCGTCGAACCGATCGCGGACCACCACCGCACCACACTCACCGACAACGACTGCCGAGCGGGATCGACGTTGCCACGCCGACCACCGTTCCGCCTGATCGGTGGGATTGTAGGAACACCGGTGTAACTCCGATCAAGGTGTCGTGAGTCCGGTCTCCACACGGCGCCGAACGGTGCCGCCGTCCGGGTGCATCGCGGGCCCGCCGCGTGGTGTCAGATGTCGAGCACCAGGCGCGGGCCGATGGACCGGGAGACACACACCATCATGACCTCACCGGCCGCGCGTTCGGCGTCGTCGAGCACCGTGTCGCGGTGGTCCGGATCACCTGCGAGCACGCCGGTCTCGCAGGTGCCGCAGACACCGTCGCGGCACGACGAGTTGACGATCACACCGCCGGCCTCCTCCAGCGCGTCGAGTACCGAGACCCCCGGCGGTACCCGCACCGTGATCCCGGAGGCGCGGCACTCCACATCGAACGCCGCGTCGGCGGCGGGATCGGCAGCGGGCGCGGCGGTGAACCGTTCGACGTGCAGCGTCCCGGCTGTCGTGCCTGCCGTACCTGCTGTGCCTGCGGTCGTCGCGGTCATCGCGTCGATCAGCCCGGCCGGGCCGCAGCAGTAGACGAGTGCGCCGGGCGGCGCACCGGCCACGACGGCATCCGGATCGAGCGGGCCGTGCTCGTCCTCCGGGTGCAGCCGGACCTGCGCGCCGTAGCGGGCCAGCTCACCGGCGAAGGCCATGGTGGTGCGCGAGCGGCCGCCGTAGTGCAGGGTCCAGCCGGCGCCCGCCCGGACGGCCGCGGCGACCATCGGGCGGATCGGGGTGATCCCGATCCCGCCGGCGACGAACACGTAGTGCGGTGCCGGGTGCAGCCGGAAGGCGTTGCGCGGTCCGCGCACGGGTACCCGGTCACCGGGGCGCAGGGCGTGCACGCGTCGTGATCCGCCGCCGCCGTCCGGGCGCAGCAGCACCGCGATCCACCAGCTCCGCGGATCGTCCGGGTCGCCGCACAGCGAGTACTGGCGCACCAGGTCCGGGCCGAGCAACAGATCGATGTGGGCGCCCGGCTCCCAGGCGGGCAGCGGGCCGCCACCGTCGGGCACCAGCTCGATCGCGACCACACCGTCGGCCACCGGGACGACGTCGCGGACCACGGTGCCGATGCTGCCCGCCGGCGCTTCGCCGATCCGCCCGGCCGCCTGCTGCACGGTCAACGGGCATCCTCCGGCCGGGGACGCTCGTCGACCACCCGGCGGGCCTTGAACGTCGTCTCCGGCAGCGTGCCGGGCTCCAGCAGCCGGACCGGCACACCGATGTTGACGGCCCGGCGCAGCGCCGCCTCGGTCCGCGCCACGATGTCGGCCCGGAGCGCGTCGGCACCTGTCGGCGTGCCCGACAGTGCCGCCGCGGCGTCCCGGCCGAGCTCGGCGAGCACGGTGATCTCGTCCAGTGCCCCGGGCCTGCTGACCCGGATCTGGAACTCCGGGCCGAGCTCGGGGACCGTCCGCAGGCCGGTCTCGATCGCCGAGGGATACACGTTCGCCCCGCGGATCACCAGCATGTCGTCCAGCCGGCCGAGCACGCCCTCCGGCAGTCGCGGCCACGTCCGCCCGCACGGGCAGGGTTCGGTGCTCAGGTAGCTCTCGTCGCCGGGCGCGAACCGGATCATCGGCTGGGACTCGCGCCAGAGGTGGGTGTAGACGAGCGCGCCGCGCTCACCGGCCGGGATCGGCGTGTTGAGGTCGCCGGTGGCGACGATCTCGGTGTGCACCTCGTCGGAGATCAGGTGCGTGCCGGTGCCGGCCGGGCAGCCGACGCTCGTCTGGAACGGGTACATCTCCGAGGTCGAGCCCGCGTCGATCACGGTCGCACCCCAGCCGTGCTCGATGATCCGGCGGGTCCCGGGCAGGGAGCCCCCGGGCTCGCCGCCGACCAGCAGTGTGCGGACACTGCCCGCGGCCAGATCGACGCCCATCCGCTCGGCGACCGAGAGCAGGTGCACCGCGTACGACGGCGTCGCGGTGAACACCGTGGAGCCCAGCCGGGTGATGAGCTCGATGTGCTTCTCCGACTCGGTCACGCCGAGCGGGAACACGGTCGCGCCGATCCGCTCCAGCCCCTGCAGCACCCCCCAGCCGCCGAAGAACAGCCCGAACGGGAAGCCGACCTGGGCGATGTCGTCCGGCCGGATCCCCGCGCACCACTGGGCCATCGCGTGCACGTCGGCGGCCCGCTGCCAGTCGCGGTGCGAGACCGCGTACAGGGTGGGGGTCCCGGACGTGCCGGACGAGCCGTGGATCCGGGCGATCCCGCCGTCCGGTTCGCGCGGGGTGTAGCTGCCGAACGGCGGGTGCTCGGCCTGGTCGGCGACCAGCATCCGCTTGGTGATCACCGGAACCTTGGTGGTGAAGTCGGTGAGCGAGCGCACCTGGTCGGGATGGAAACCGTGCGCGTCGTAGTGCCTGCGGTAGAACGGCAGCTCGGCGTACACGTAGTGCAGCTGGTGCCGGATCCGCTCCAGGACCAGCCGTTCGCGTTCGGCGTGTGGCCTGGTCTCGCGTTCGGCGTCCCAGAAACGTGGGAAGCCGCGCGCGTCCAGCTCCTCGGCGCGCGCTGCGGACCCGGTCGCGGTGCTCACGGGCGGCTCACCAGTCCCTGTGCCTCGGCGACGTCCCAGTAGGAGTGCAGCCCGCGGACGTGCTGGCCGCCGTCCACCGGCAGGAAGTGCCCGGTGATGCGTCCGGCGGCGGGTGACATCAGGAACAGGGCGACGTCGGCGATGTCCTGCGCCTCCTGGTGCCGGGGCGGCGCGATGAGCGTCCGGTCCAGGAACTCCTGCCCGATCCGGCCGACCGTGAACCCGGCGCCGAGTGGGGTGTTCACCGTGCCCGGCCCGATCGCGTTCGCCCGGATCCGGTGCCGGCCGAGCTCACCGGCGGTGACCTGGGTGAACTGGGCGACCCCCGCCTTCGCGGCGCAGTAGTGGCCGAGACCGTCGGTGGCGGCGACCGCGTTCAGCGAGGAGATGTTGACGATGCTGCCGCCCTCGTCCGCCTCGATCGCCTGCCGGGCGAACGCCCTGGTGGCCAGGAAGGTGCCCTTGAGCAGGGTGCCGACGATCAGGTCCCAGTCCTCCTCGGAGCAGTCCCGGATCAGCGACAGCGAGGCGGTGCCCGCGTTGTTGACGAGGTGGTGGACGGTGCCGAAACGCTGCGCGGCGAGCGCGAAGGCGGCGTCGACGTCGGCCGAGACCGCCACCGAGCCCTCGTGCCAGGCGAGCCGGTCGCCGCCGTCGAGCTCCGCGTCGGCCGCCGCGATGTTCTCCGCCGACAGCTCCAGCACCACGACGTTCGCGCCGCGCGCGAGCAGCGCCGCCGTGATCGCCTTCCCGATGCCGCTGCCGCCCCCGGTGACCAGTGCGGTCCGGCCGGCAACTCCGTCGTCGCTCATGTAGCTCTCCTCGTGTGGTCGGTGCAGATGCCCGGCCGGGCGGGCTCGGCGGTCCCGCCCGGCCGGGAGCCCTCAGCCTGCGCTGCCCTTGGTGTTCCAGCCACCGTCCACCGGGAGGATCTCGCCGGTGCAGAAGCTCGCGTCGTCGGACAGCAGGAACGCCGCCGCGGCCGCGATGTCGGCGGGTGTGCCGAGCCGCGGGATCAGGTGCGCGTCGGTGAAGTTGGCCCGCATCTCGTCGGTGATGCCGGCCAGGATCGGGGTGTCGATCGTGCCCGGGCAGATGCAGTTGACCCGGATCCCGCGCGGGCTGTACTCCATCGCGACCTGCTGGGTCAGGCTGACGACGCCGCCCTTCGCCGCGGAGTACGCGGCGAGGTTCTCCAGCCCCTTGAGCGCGGCCATCGACGCGATGTTCACGATCGCACCGCCGCCGCCGAGCATCCGCGGGATGACCGCCTGCATGCCCAGCCAGACGCCCTTCAGGTCGGTG is from Pseudonocardia autotrophica and encodes:
- a CDS encoding SDR family NAD(P)-dependent oxidoreductase — translated: MSDDGVAGRTALVTGGGSGIGKAITAALLARGANVVVLELSAENIAAADAELDGGDRLAWHEGSVAVSADVDAAFALAAQRFGTVHHLVNNAGTASLSLIRDCSEEDWDLIVGTLLKGTFLATRAFARQAIEADEGGSIVNISSLNAVAATDGLGHYCAAKAGVAQFTQVTAGELGRHRIRANAIGPGTVNTPLGAGFTVGRIGQEFLDRTLIAPPRHQEAQDIADVALFLMSPAAGRITGHFLPVDGGQHVRGLHSYWDVAEAQGLVSRP
- a CDS encoding PDR/VanB family oxidoreductase, which translates into the protein MGTVVRDVVPVADGVVAIELVPDGGGPLPAWEPGAHIDLLLGPDLVRQYSLCGDPDDPRSWWIAVLLRPDGGGGSRRVHALRPGDRVPVRGPRNAFRLHPAPHYVFVAGGIGITPIRPMVAAAVRAGAGWTLHYGGRSRTTMAFAGELARYGAQVRLHPEDEHGPLDPDAVVAGAPPGALVYCCGPAGLIDAMTATTAGTAGTAGTTAGTLHVERFTAAPAADPAADAAFDVECRASGITVRVPPGVSVLDALEEAGGVIVNSSCRDGVCGTCETGVLAGDPDHRDTVLDDAERAAGEVMMVCVSRSIGPRLVLDI
- a CDS encoding Lsr2 dimerization domain-containing protein, with protein sequence MGVREIRYCDLTGTEDGVESHEIHLDQMRIAIDLAAGEYQRLLTVLRPYMDAGRIEASVPDGSSVAGARRNEPRRRTTSGLTAEQRQELRQWAEENEIEVPSNNRFSQALVQRWREAHEEPAPASQE
- a CDS encoding LysR family transcriptional regulator, translated to MTTVDELEWFVTLAETEHMTQAAQRLSLAQPTLSRALGRLERRVGAPLFDRVNRRLRLNPYGEIMLEHARRSLAELAAAEERIAALRDPGRGTIRIAFLHSIAAGLVPEVLRAHRADAPGVTFELTQAVGHEIVEHVRAGRVDIGLTAPRPDDDRIAWADLHREPLCLAVPAGHRLAGRERIALAEAGDEPFVTLREPIGFRRLTDELCARAGFAPRIAFEGTEIGTLEGFVAAGLGVAIVPEPRPHRAEPGVGHLRLTDGAAHRMIGLAWLRDRPRPPVVARFAEFVVARFRAEGPPDGPVTLDP
- a CDS encoding acyl-CoA dehydrogenase family protein gives rise to the protein MGALDTEEQAVVDTVRDFVDREVKPRVNELEHADVYPEQWIEQMKQLGIYGLAVPEPWGEAPVSMPCYALVTAELARGWMSLAGAMGGHTVVAKLLVAFGTREQQDRYLPRMATGELRATMALTEPGGGSDLQAMTTRARRTDDGYLVDGSKTWISNARRSGLIALLCKTDPAAEPAHRGISVLLVEHGPGLTVSRDLPKLGYKGVETCELVFENMAVPADAVLGGVEGKGFAQMMKGLETGRIQVAARALGVADAALEDSLRYARDRESFGKPIWQHQSVGNLLADMATKITAARQLILHAAREYESGRRCDMEAGMAKLFASETAMEVALSAVRIHGGYGYSTEFDVERYFRDAPLMIVGEGTNEIQRNVIAAQLVKRGGLDRG
- a CDS encoding HpcH/HpaI aldolase/citrate lyase family protein — its product is MNPGYTLRGPALLFCPGNRPDRFAKAAAAADTVILDLEDAVGPDDKAAARAAVAGALPDLDPAAVLVRVNAPGTPWFDDDVAALAAHPGVAVMLPMATRAADVEALAPHPVIALCETARGVLAAPEIAAAPGCAGLMWGSEDLVADLGGRAGRAPGGGYRPAVEEARIRILYAARAAGVPPVDTVLVDIDDLTTLRSDSAAAVVAGFAAKACIHPVQVPVVRKAFRPTDDEVAHAHAVLAAAERHGGGVFRLDGRMVDAPLLAHAREVLRQAAP
- a CDS encoding CoA transferase; its protein translation is MTTTRPTSPESTRPLSGLHVVECASFVAGPTGGMTLAQLGASVIRIDPLGGGPDHGRWPAAGHGTGDSYYWASLNKGKRSIALDLRSEEGRELVVALATGPGDDRGVLVDNVVGRRWMANDVLTARRPDLIHVRVQGYPDGRPAVDYTVNAEVGIPQITGSEEGAAPVNHVLPAWDLVTGLTVSTTVLAALHQRSRTGRGVYSEIALSDVALAGVANLGWLSEAAETGHERPRHGNHVYGSFGIDVACSDGHRVMVVALTPGQWSALITVTGTDAVFAALETALDADLTDETERYRLRETIAAVLRPWFGARDSATVEAELNRARVLWGRYQGMTHVVDEHRAGAHPLLTDIVMPGGTAAITARSPIRWDGAHGAAGDAPRLGRETDEILAGELGLSAAEIGALHDRGVIG
- a CDS encoding phenylacetate--CoA ligase family protein, with product MSTATGSAARAEELDARGFPRFWDAERETRPHAERERLVLERIRHQLHYVYAELPFYRRHYDAHGFHPDQVRSLTDFTTKVPVITKRMLVADQAEHPPFGSYTPREPDGGIARIHGSSGTSGTPTLYAVSHRDWQRAADVHAMAQWCAGIRPDDIAQVGFPFGLFFGGWGVLQGLERIGATVFPLGVTESEKHIELITRLGSTVFTATPSYAVHLLSVAERMGVDLAAGSVRTLLVGGEPGGSLPGTRRIIEHGWGATVIDAGSTSEMYPFQTSVGCPAGTGTHLISDEVHTEIVATGDLNTPIPAGERGALVYTHLWRESQPMIRFAPGDESYLSTEPCPCGRTWPRLPEGVLGRLDDMLVIRGANVYPSAIETGLRTVPELGPEFQIRVSRPGALDEITVLAELGRDAAAALSGTPTGADALRADIVARTEAALRRAVNIGVPVRLLEPGTLPETTFKARRVVDERPRPEDAR
- a CDS encoding SDR family NAD(P)-dependent oxidoreductase, with product MSRFEGRVAVVTGGVQGIGQGIALRLAAEGAAVVIGDLQDDDSTARRIVADGGRAAHVVMDVRRPGDWKRLVDEAVGGFGGVDVLGNVAGVTNTIGPDNVVELTEAGWNHVVDTDLKGVWLGMQAVIPRMLGGGGAIVNIASMAALKGLENLAAYSAAKGGVVSLTQQVAMEYSPRGIRVNCICPGTIDTPILAGITDEMRANFTDAHLIPRLGTPADIAAAAAFLLSDDASFCTGEILPVDGGWNTKGSAG
- a CDS encoding TetR/AcrR family transcriptional regulator, producing MNRPETPLTRARVIATANDLAGAEGLRAVTVRRVATELQVTPMALYWHVRGKDELLDGMAESALDRVDPGVDPALPWPGGIRSLLGSILRSLCRDPIAAGLLTTRTITSEHGLEITESLLDLLRRGGFAPGPATQVARHAIASLAALAAGGSGVVVREPDGPSPERRRARERLEALPVRRYPRLVEAAGPLSEGVEREAYLALGLELLVAGIVATAPEGGDPS